In Geotalea uraniireducens, the genomic window TCCCCGAGACAGCCGGGTTGCCGAAATATCACAGGATATTCGGTCCCGGCTGTTTTGTTTTCGGGGCCGGGAATGCCGCATCGTCAAGAAAGGTACCGTGTCGAACCATGAGTAGAATTGCCGACCTCTCTATCTCCGCCGCCTCTTTTCGCCTGCTCGCCTGCGGGCTCTGCCTGCTGGCGCTCCAGGGCTGTGCGGCGCTCAAGTTCCGGGAAGAACCGGCCGTGCCGCAGGGCCGGCTGGCCGACAGCGTTGAAGCGCATGATTTTACCGTCGCCAGCGGCGATGACGTCATCGGCCGGCTGGCCGTCGTGACCCTCGAAAAGGGGGATACCCTGCCGGATATCGCCCGGCATTTCGGCCTCGGGATCAATGCGATCAGCGCCGCCAACCCGAAAGTGGATGTCTGGGTTCCCGCCGGGGGCGAACGGGTCATCCTGCCGCTCAGCTTCATCCTGCCGGACGCGCCGCGCAAGGGGATCGTCGTCAACGTCGCGACGATGCGGCTCTTCCAGTACAAGGCCAACGGGGCGACGGTGGCGGTGGCGACCTACCCGGTCGGCGTCGGGACCCGGGAACGGCCCACCCCCACCGGCCCGACGCGGGTCTATCGCAAGACCGCCCGGCCGACCTGGCACGTGCCGGCGTCGATTGCCGCGGATCACCTGAAGAAGGGCGATCCCCTGCCGGCGGAGGTCCCGCCGGGGCCGGAGAACCCGCTGGGGGAATACGCCCTCTACCTGAGCCGCTCGGGCTACCTGATCCACGGCACCAACAAGCCGGCCAGTATCGGCCTCAAGGCGACCAACGGCTGCATGCGGCTCTACCCGGAAAACATCCGGGAGCTGTTCAACGACACTCCGGTCAACACCCCGGTGGCGATCGTCAACCAGCCCTATCTCGTCGGCCAGCGCGACGGCGTGCTCTACCTGGAGGCCCACACCCCGCTGGAAGACTCGGGCGCCGCCGAGCTGGCGCGGATCGACGACAAGCTGCGCGCCATCGAAAAGAAGGCCGGTCGGCCG contains:
- a CDS encoding L,D-transpeptidase family protein, whose product is MSRIADLSISAASFRLLACGLCLLALQGCAALKFREEPAVPQGRLADSVEAHDFTVASGDDVIGRLAVVTLEKGDTLPDIARHFGLGINAISAANPKVDVWVPAGGERVILPLSFILPDAPRKGIVVNVATMRLFQYKANGATVAVATYPVGVGTRERPTPTGPTRVYRKTARPTWHVPASIAADHLKKGDPLPAEVPPGPENPLGEYALYLSRSGYLIHGTNKPASIGLKATNGCMRLYPENIRELFNDTPVNTPVAIVNQPYLVGQRDGVLYLEAHTPLEDSGAAELARIDDKLRAIEKKAGRPLDWQKIKEVQSAARGVPIPIFALRPGVGELIPKGIVVAHPAKLFGQPQVPALKLDAWYVLAADLSNELDARRLAAIINHQGPPIPARVLAKSDDYRVLAGPFADGEAAREAVKRLKIDLELDGIVIDPAGK